A window of the Haloarcula litorea genome harbors these coding sequences:
- a CDS encoding Rrf2 family transcriptional regulator — translation MSSIELTPSQKNILQELVNLYRESESAVKGEDIAEKVDRNPGTIRNQMQSLKALQLVEGVPGPKGGYKPTATAYDALQIQDMDQAAEVPLRHNGDLVEHANVEEIDLTSVHHPEECRAEIQLQGSISGFHEGDSVTVGPTPLSKLQIIGTLEGKDDTNNKLILTIDDMRAPAGEPEH, via the coding sequence ATGTCTTCCATCGAACTGACGCCCAGTCAGAAAAATATTCTGCAGGAACTCGTCAACCTCTATCGCGAGAGCGAGAGTGCCGTGAAGGGCGAGGACATCGCCGAGAAAGTCGATCGCAACCCCGGGACGATCCGCAACCAGATGCAGAGTCTCAAGGCGCTCCAGCTCGTCGAGGGCGTCCCCGGCCCGAAGGGCGGCTACAAGCCGACCGCGACGGCCTACGACGCGCTCCAGATCCAGGACATGGACCAGGCCGCCGAGGTCCCGCTGCGGCACAACGGGGACCTGGTCGAGCACGCGAACGTCGAGGAGATCGACCTCACCAGCGTCCACCACCCCGAAGAGTGTCGCGCGGAGATCCAGCTCCAGGGCTCGATCTCCGGCTTCCACGAGGGCGACTCCGTCACCGTCGGCCCGACGCCGCTCTCGAAGCTCCAGATCATCGGCACGCTGGAGGGGAAAGACGACACGAACAACAAGCTGATCCTCACTATCGACGATATGCGCGCGCCGGCCGGCGAACCGGAGCACTAG
- a CDS encoding NAD(P)/FAD-dependent oxidoreductase, producing the protein MTEQVVVLGAGYAGAGAVKSLEDELQGDADVTWISDTDYHLVLHESHRCIKDPSVQDKITIPVHEIKEPTTDFVQDTVVDIDCEERVVELEAGDDVDFDYLLVGLGSQTAFFGIEGLEEYAHTLKSLDDALGIHDAVHDAAREASQSEPAQIVVGGAGLSGIQTCGEIAEFRDEHRAPIDIHLVEGLDEIFPGNDPELQGALRKRLEAADVNIMTGDFIGEVDEETVYVGDDEELDYDVLIWTGGITGRDCVRGVDVEKDDRNHRIHAESDFQTEDERVFAIGDCALVDQPGDQPAPPTAQAAWQAAEVAGENLARAVRGQPLQTWTHKDKGTVISVGEEAVAHDVMGMPIDTFGGLPAKILKKGIAARWIADVSSLGRAAKAWPDM; encoded by the coding sequence ATGACAGAGCAGGTCGTCGTCCTCGGTGCCGGCTACGCAGGCGCAGGAGCCGTCAAGAGCCTCGAAGACGAGCTACAGGGAGACGCGGACGTGACGTGGATCTCGGACACGGACTACCACCTCGTGCTCCACGAGTCCCACCGCTGTATCAAGGACCCCTCGGTCCAGGACAAGATCACGATCCCGGTCCACGAGATCAAGGAGCCGACGACCGACTTCGTCCAGGACACCGTCGTCGACATCGACTGCGAGGAGCGGGTCGTCGAGCTCGAAGCCGGCGACGACGTCGACTTCGACTACCTGCTGGTCGGACTGGGTTCCCAGACCGCCTTCTTCGGCATCGAGGGGCTCGAAGAGTACGCACACACGCTCAAGAGCCTCGACGACGCGCTGGGCATCCACGACGCCGTCCACGACGCCGCCCGCGAGGCCTCCCAGAGCGAGCCCGCGCAGATCGTCGTCGGCGGTGCCGGTCTCTCGGGCATCCAGACCTGCGGCGAGATCGCGGAGTTCCGCGACGAGCACCGGGCACCCATCGACATCCACCTCGTCGAGGGGTTAGACGAGATCTTCCCCGGCAACGACCCCGAACTCCAGGGCGCGCTCCGCAAGCGCCTGGAGGCGGCCGACGTGAACATCATGACCGGCGACTTCATCGGCGAGGTCGACGAGGAGACGGTCTACGTCGGCGACGACGAGGAACTCGATTACGACGTGCTCATCTGGACCGGCGGCATCACCGGCCGGGACTGCGTGCGCGGCGTCGACGTCGAGAAGGACGACCGCAACCACCGCATCCACGCCGAGAGCGACTTCCAGACCGAGGACGAGCGCGTCTTCGCCATCGGCGACTGCGCGCTCGTCGATCAACCCGGCGACCAGCCCGCGCCGCCGACGGCGCAGGCCGCCTGGCAGGCCGCCGAGGTCGCCGGCGAGAACCTCGCTCGCGCGGTCCGGGGCCAACCGCTCCAGACCTGGACCCACAAGGACAAGGGGACGGTCATCTCCGTCGGCGAAGAGGCCGTCGCCCACGACGTGATGGGGATGCCGATCGACACGTTCGGCGGTCTCCCGGCGAAGATTCTGAAGAAGGGGATCGCCGCGCGGTGGATCGCCGACGTCTCCAGCCTCGGGCGGGCCGCGAAGGCCTGGCCCGATATGTGA
- a CDS encoding nucleoside phosphorylase, producing MTGDSEDPNEDVQYHLEVGPDDVADSVLLPGNPERVEKVVDGWDDHEVVAHHREYRTATGTHDGTPISVTSTGIGSPSAAIAVEELARVGADTFLRVGSCGSIQPEAEVGDLVITTGAVRQEGTSAEYVREDYPAAADQRVVSALVAAAEELGYDYHLGVTCSTDSFYAGQSRPGFEGFEARDSEAKIEELRQAGVLNFEMEAASILTLASVYGLRAGAVCTVYANRETGEFRTEGERKAANCASLAVTYLERMDEAVERSDSDHWHAGLSIER from the coding sequence ATGACCGGCGACAGCGAGGACCCCAACGAGGACGTCCAGTACCACCTCGAGGTCGGCCCCGACGACGTGGCCGACAGCGTGCTCCTGCCGGGCAACCCCGAGCGCGTCGAGAAGGTCGTCGACGGCTGGGACGACCACGAAGTCGTCGCCCACCACCGCGAGTACCGGACCGCGACGGGCACCCACGACGGGACGCCCATCTCGGTCACGTCGACGGGCATCGGCTCGCCCTCCGCCGCCATCGCCGTCGAGGAGCTGGCCCGCGTCGGCGCGGACACCTTCCTCCGGGTCGGCTCCTGTGGCTCGATCCAGCCGGAGGCCGAGGTCGGCGACCTCGTCATCACGACCGGGGCCGTCCGCCAGGAGGGGACCAGCGCGGAGTACGTCCGCGAGGACTACCCCGCCGCCGCCGACCAGCGGGTCGTCTCGGCGCTGGTCGCCGCCGCCGAGGAACTGGGCTACGACTATCACCTCGGGGTCACCTGCTCGACGGATTCCTTCTACGCCGGCCAGTCCCGCCCCGGGTTCGAGGGGTTCGAGGCCCGCGACAGCGAGGCGAAGATCGAGGAGCTCCGACAGGCCGGCGTCCTGAACTTCGAGATGGAGGCCGCCAGCATCCTCACGCTCGCGAGCGTCTACGGCCTGCGGGCGGGCGCGGTCTGTACCGTCTACGCCAACCGCGAGACCGGCGAGTTCCGGACCGAGGGCGAGCGCAAGGCAGCGAACTGCGCGAGCCTCGCCGTGACGTACCTGGAACGGATGGACGAGGCGGTCGAGCGATCGGACAGCGACCACTGGCACGCCGGGCTGTCGATCGAGCGGTGA
- the cdd gene encoding cytidine deaminase, with protein sequence MDRADLLDAAREAVEASYAPYSEYRVGAAIETADGSVYTGCNIENANYSNSLHAEEVAVGTAVRDGHREFEQLAVSSDERDGVTPCGMCRQTLAEFCDDDLPIYTDGPDGGAYTLGELLPDTITTEHLDR encoded by the coding sequence ATGGACAGAGCGGACCTGCTAGACGCGGCCCGGGAGGCCGTCGAGGCCTCCTACGCGCCGTACTCGGAGTACCGCGTCGGCGCGGCCATCGAGACCGCCGACGGCTCCGTGTACACAGGGTGTAACATCGAAAACGCGAACTACAGCAACAGCCTCCACGCCGAGGAGGTCGCCGTCGGGACGGCGGTCAGGGACGGCCACCGCGAGTTCGAACAGCTCGCCGTCTCCTCCGACGAGCGCGACGGCGTCACGCCCTGCGGGATGTGCCGGCAGACGCTCGCGGAGTTCTGCGACGACGACCTGCCGATCTACACGGACGGCCCCGACGGCGGCGCGTACACGCTGGGCGAACTGCTGCCGGACACCATCACCACCGAGCACCTCGACAGATGA
- a CDS encoding phosphomannomutase, whose translation MELFGTAGIRGDVVERVTPDLALRVGRAAGRDGEAFVVGHDGRTSSPALADAVAAGLQSAGVTVTRVGSVPTPALAHASRGRRGVMLTASHNPPADNGIKLFVDGREYDREAERTIEERVERDGPAAEWRSWGTSERAETLPTYHATVTDYARGHGASPDDLTVAVDCGNGMAGVATPQVLRSLGADVRTTEANVDGFFPARESKPTAETLSTFRRFVASTGVDVGIGHDGDADRIVVVDGDGSVVHEDTVLAMLAEHYVRASDAADPVVVTTPNASGRIDERVAAADGRVERVRLGALHEGVARERAAGGEGTAVVFAAEPWKHIHPALGGWIDGVASAAVLTRLFAAESLADRRAAVTERPYRKESVECPDDRKAAAMDRVAATLPDRFPEATVATEYGVRLSFPDDAWTLVRPSGTEPYVRIYAESDDVDDLIAAVRQVVREAVEGSVTA comes from the coding sequence ATGGAACTGTTCGGGACCGCGGGCATCCGCGGGGACGTGGTCGAGCGGGTGACCCCCGACCTCGCCCTGCGCGTCGGGCGGGCCGCGGGTCGAGACGGCGAGGCGTTCGTGGTCGGCCACGACGGCCGCACGAGTTCGCCGGCGCTGGCCGACGCCGTCGCCGCCGGCCTCCAGAGCGCCGGCGTGACCGTCACCCGCGTCGGGTCGGTCCCCACGCCCGCGCTCGCCCACGCCTCGCGGGGACGTCGCGGCGTGATGCTCACCGCCAGCCACAACCCGCCGGCCGACAACGGCATCAAGCTGTTCGTCGACGGTCGCGAGTACGATCGGGAGGCCGAACGCACCATCGAGGAGCGCGTCGAGCGCGACGGGCCGGCGGCCGAGTGGCGGTCGTGGGGGACCTCCGAGCGGGCGGAGACGCTCCCGACGTATCACGCCACCGTCACCGACTACGCCCGCGGTCACGGGGCGTCTCCGGACGACCTGACCGTCGCGGTCGACTGCGGCAACGGGATGGCCGGCGTCGCCACGCCGCAGGTCCTCCGTTCCCTGGGGGCCGACGTACGGACGACGGAGGCCAACGTCGACGGCTTCTTCCCCGCTCGGGAGAGCAAACCGACCGCCGAGACGCTCTCGACCTTCCGGCGGTTCGTCGCGTCGACCGGCGTCGACGTCGGGATCGGTCACGACGGCGACGCCGACCGCATCGTCGTCGTCGACGGCGACGGCAGCGTCGTCCACGAGGACACGGTGCTGGCGATGCTGGCCGAACACTACGTCCGTGCGAGCGACGCCGCCGACCCGGTGGTCGTGACCACGCCGAACGCCTCGGGCCGCATCGACGAGCGTGTGGCCGCGGCGGACGGACGCGTCGAGCGCGTCCGGCTGGGCGCGCTCCACGAGGGCGTCGCTCGGGAGCGGGCCGCCGGCGGTGAGGGGACGGCGGTGGTGTTCGCCGCCGAACCGTGGAAGCACATCCACCCGGCGTTGGGCGGCTGGATCGACGGGGTCGCCAGCGCGGCGGTGCTCACGCGCCTGTTCGCCGCCGAGTCGCTGGCCGATCGCCGCGCCGCCGTCACCGAGCGCCCCTACCGGAAGGAGAGCGTCGAGTGCCCCGACGACCGGAAGGCCGCCGCGATGGACCGCGTGGCGGCGACCCTGCCCGACCGGTTCCCCGAGGCCACCGTGGCGACGGAGTACGGCGTCCGTCTCTCGTTCCCCGACGACGCCTGGACGCTGGTCCGTCCCAGCGGAACCGAGCCCTACGTCCGGATCTACGCCGAGAGCGACGACGTGGACGACCTGATAGCGGCCGTCCGCCAGGTGGTCCGCGAGGCCGTCGAGGGCTCCGTGACCGCCTGA
- a CDS encoding DUF555 domain-containing protein — protein MNYLVAMEAAWLVRDVEDIDDAIGVAVSEAGKRLNEAEMDYVEVEVGATGCPACGEPFDSAFIAADTALVGLVLEMEVFNAESTEHAQRIAKSEIGGALRDVPLKVVEVFETEEDDEAEAEA, from the coding sequence ATGAACTACCTCGTGGCGATGGAAGCAGCCTGGCTGGTCCGTGACGTAGAAGACATCGACGACGCGATCGGCGTCGCCGTGAGCGAAGCCGGCAAGCGGCTCAACGAGGCCGAGATGGACTACGTCGAGGTCGAGGTGGGCGCGACCGGCTGTCCGGCCTGTGGCGAGCCGTTCGACTCGGCGTTCATCGCGGCCGACACGGCGCTCGTCGGCCTCGTCTTGGAGATGGAGGTGTTCAACGCCGAGTCGACCGAACACGCCCAGCGCATCGCGAAGAGCGAGATCGGCGGCGCGCTCCGGGACGTCCCGCTGAAGGTCGTCGAGGTCTTCGAGACCGAGGAAGACGACGAGGCGGAGGCCGAGGCGTAA
- a CDS encoding CBS domain-containing protein — translation MDLPTAQDLRDRRDELGLTQSELADRADVSQPLIARIEGEDVDPRLSTLRSIVNALNEAEGGILRARDVMNSPVASVRPDQSVHESKEMMDEKGYSQVPVVRDGSPEGLIGNSDIRQHDEENVGELPVAEVMNESIAIVEPGETIDTVDDYLNHNAAVLVVEGGETVGVITEADVARTVS, via the coding sequence ATGGATCTGCCGACGGCACAGGACCTCAGGGACCGGCGCGACGAGCTGGGGCTCACCCAGAGCGAACTGGCCGACCGGGCCGACGTCTCCCAGCCGCTCATCGCCCGCATCGAGGGGGAAGACGTCGATCCGCGCCTCTCGACGCTCCGGAGCATCGTCAACGCGCTGAACGAGGCCGAGGGCGGCATCCTCCGGGCGCGGGACGTGATGAACTCCCCGGTCGCGAGCGTGCGGCCGGACCAGTCCGTCCACGAGAGCAAGGAGATGATGGACGAGAAGGGCTACTCGCAGGTCCCGGTCGTCCGGGACGGCTCGCCCGAGGGGCTCATCGGCAACTCCGACATCCGCCAGCACGACGAGGAGAACGTCGGCGAACTCCCCGTCGCAGAGGTGATGAACGAGTCGATCGCCATCGTCGAACCCGGCGAGACCATCGACACCGTCGACGACTACCTCAACCACAACGCCGCCGTTCTCGTCGTCGAGGGGGGCGAGACGGTGGGCGTCATCACGGAGGCCGACGTGGCCCGGACGGTCAGTTAG
- the purM gene encoding phosphoribosylformylglycinamidine cyclo-ligase, protein MTEDTDDEEGLTYAETGVDIDESEAATKALIGAAGEFEGDYAGLVDIGDQYLALATDGVGTKLLVAEAVDDYSTIGIDCIAMNANDLIATGVEPVAFVDYLAVEEPDEATSEAIGEGLREGAERADVALVGGETAVMPDVIEGLDIAGTCAGLAPKDAVFPGEAEPGDAVVGWPSSGIHSNGLTLAREAVTRDHDYTDPFPPEPDRTIAEELLTPTRIYGEVLGPLRVAETHAAAHVTGGGWTNLARMGDHRYEITDPFDAQPVFEFVQAEGDVSDDEMHRTFNMGTGFVAALPEADAESVVAGSEDARIVGRVTEGDGTVAIRGLELRS, encoded by the coding sequence ATGACCGAGGACACCGACGACGAGGAGGGACTGACCTACGCGGAGACGGGGGTCGACATCGACGAGAGCGAGGCGGCGACGAAGGCGCTCATCGGCGCGGCGGGCGAGTTCGAGGGCGACTACGCGGGCCTGGTCGACATCGGCGACCAGTACCTCGCGCTGGCGACCGACGGCGTCGGGACGAAGCTGCTCGTCGCCGAGGCCGTCGACGACTACTCGACCATCGGGATCGACTGCATCGCGATGAACGCCAACGACCTGATCGCGACGGGGGTCGAGCCGGTCGCGTTCGTCGACTACCTCGCCGTCGAGGAACCGGACGAGGCGACCAGCGAGGCCATCGGCGAGGGGCTCCGCGAGGGGGCCGAGCGGGCCGACGTCGCGCTGGTCGGCGGGGAGACGGCGGTGATGCCCGACGTCATCGAGGGGCTGGACATCGCCGGCACCTGCGCCGGACTGGCTCCGAAAGACGCCGTCTTCCCCGGCGAGGCCGAACCGGGCGACGCCGTCGTCGGCTGGCCGTCCTCGGGCATCCACTCCAACGGCCTGACCCTGGCCCGCGAGGCGGTCACGCGGGACCACGACTACACCGACCCGTTCCCGCCCGAGCCCGACCGGACCATCGCAGAGGAGCTGTTGACGCCGACCCGCATCTACGGCGAGGTGCTGGGGCCGCTCCGGGTCGCCGAGACCCACGCCGCCGCCCACGTCACCGGCGGCGGGTGGACGAACCTCGCGCGGATGGGCGATCACCGGTACGAGATCACCGATCCCTTCGACGCCCAGCCGGTGTTCGAGTTCGTCCAGGCGGAGGGCGACGTCTCCGACGATGAGATGCACCGCACGTTCAACATGGGGACCGGGTTCGTCGCCGCGCTGCCCGAGGCCGACGCCGAGTCCGTCGTCGCCGGGTCCGAGGACGCACGGATCGTCGGTCGGGTCACGGAGGGCGACGGGACCGTGGCGATCCGCGGTCTCGAACTCCGGTCGTAG
- a CDS encoding metalloprotease, whose amino-acid sequence MSLTFSTDEVRDLAVAWLALGLAFTLLLEPSLRLLDFGRLSIEAVLRTLFVSLATVGVGFLLHELAHKVVAVRFGQVAAFRADYRMLGFALVGALVGFLFAAPGAVVHRGRISARENGIIALAGPVTNLALAVVFLVPFVAALLTGVGGVLWDLARRGLQINLFLAGFNMLPFGPLDGRKVRAWSTPVFVVVAVPSILLAVGALFLLPF is encoded by the coding sequence GTGAGCCTCACGTTCTCGACCGACGAGGTCCGCGACCTCGCGGTCGCGTGGCTCGCGCTCGGCCTGGCGTTTACCCTGTTGCTGGAGCCGAGCCTCCGGCTGCTCGACTTCGGGCGGCTCTCGATCGAGGCCGTCCTCAGGACGCTGTTCGTCAGCCTCGCCACCGTCGGCGTCGGCTTCCTCCTGCACGAACTGGCCCACAAGGTGGTCGCGGTGCGGTTCGGCCAGGTGGCGGCGTTCCGCGCCGACTACCGGATGCTCGGGTTCGCGCTCGTCGGAGCCCTGGTCGGGTTCCTGTTCGCCGCACCCGGCGCGGTGGTCCACCGCGGCCGCATCTCGGCGAGGGAGAACGGCATCATCGCGCTCGCGGGACCGGTGACGAACCTCGCGCTGGCGGTCGTCTTTCTGGTGCCGTTCGTCGCCGCCCTGCTGACCGGGGTCGGCGGCGTCCTCTGGGACCTCGCGCGGCGGGGCCTCCAGATCAACCTCTTTCTCGCGGGGTTCAACATGCTGCCGTTCGGCCCGCTCGACGGCCGGAAGGTCCGGGCGTGGTCGACGCCGGTCTTCGTCGTCGTCGCCGTCCCGTCGATCCTGCTGGCGGTCGGCGCGCTCTTCCTGCTGCCGTTCTGA
- a CDS encoding TraB/GumN family protein, producing the protein MTEYAASAGDDLPDPSGDGSVRVVGTAHVSEQSVAEVESAIEEAHPDVVAVELDEGRYKQMQGETPDDLDASDLLRGNTVFQFLAYWMLSYVQARMGERFDIEPGADMKAAIDTAEEFGLGVALVDRDIQTTVQRFWARLTLREKLTLVGSLLAEMGPPLTVGLTIGAMVGILGAVVSTAVGGLQVVPAGVAGPLGATVAGLLDTVVVGVLVTLAVGLPVAAGLTRVRASGQDVEAFDVDDLTDTDVVSAMMEEFRRFSPGGAEALIDERDAFIAHRLVGLREAGYDVVAVVGAGHREGIERYLADPSTLPPMESLIGREEGSRFSLYKLVGYLITLGFLAFFVLLAMAGVQNTFLLKVFAAWFLINGIAAAGLARLAGAHWTSSLVGGGVAWMTSVNPLLAPGWFAGYVELRYISVNVGDIGTLNEILADEEAPIADIFQRLRAVPLFRLILIVALTNVGSMLASFAFPVVALPYLATQERDVAWVVSKMIEGAQNSVDLIWGLVA; encoded by the coding sequence ATGACCGAGTACGCGGCGTCGGCCGGCGACGACTTACCCGACCCCTCCGGTGACGGGTCGGTACGCGTCGTCGGCACGGCCCACGTCTCAGAGCAGAGCGTGGCGGAGGTCGAGTCGGCCATCGAGGAGGCACACCCGGACGTCGTGGCCGTCGAGCTCGACGAGGGCCGATACAAGCAGATGCAGGGGGAGACGCCCGACGACCTCGACGCGAGCGATCTCCTGCGTGGCAACACCGTCTTCCAGTTCCTCGCCTACTGGATGCTCTCGTACGTGCAGGCGCGGATGGGGGAACGGTTCGACATCGAACCCGGTGCGGACATGAAGGCGGCCATCGACACGGCCGAGGAGTTCGGCCTCGGGGTCGCGCTCGTCGATCGGGACATCCAGACCACGGTCCAGCGGTTCTGGGCGCGGCTGACGCTCCGCGAGAAGCTCACGCTCGTCGGCTCGTTGCTCGCCGAGATGGGACCACCGCTCACCGTCGGGCTCACGATCGGTGCGATGGTCGGCATCCTCGGTGCGGTCGTCTCGACCGCCGTCGGGGGCCTCCAGGTCGTCCCGGCCGGCGTCGCCGGCCCGCTGGGGGCGACCGTCGCGGGACTCCTCGACACGGTCGTCGTCGGGGTCCTGGTGACCCTCGCCGTCGGCCTGCCGGTCGCCGCCGGGCTCACCCGAGTGCGTGCGAGCGGACAGGACGTCGAGGCGTTCGACGTCGACGACCTGACCGACACCGACGTGGTCTCGGCGATGATGGAGGAGTTCCGGCGCTTCTCCCCCGGCGGCGCGGAGGCGCTGATCGACGAACGGGACGCGTTCATCGCGCACCGGCTCGTCGGACTCCGGGAAGCCGGCTACGACGTCGTCGCCGTCGTCGGCGCTGGCCACCGCGAGGGCATCGAGCGGTACCTCGCCGACCCGTCGACGCTCCCCCCGATGGAGTCGCTGATCGGCCGCGAGGAGGGGAGCCGGTTCTCGCTGTACAAGCTCGTGGGCTACCTCATCACGCTGGGGTTCCTGGCGTTCTTCGTGTTGCTGGCGATGGCCGGCGTCCAGAACACCTTCCTCCTGAAGGTGTTCGCGGCGTGGTTCCTCATCAACGGGATCGCCGCGGCCGGGCTGGCCCGTCTCGCCGGCGCGCACTGGACCAGTTCGCTGGTCGGCGGCGGCGTCGCCTGGATGACCAGCGTCAACCCCCTGCTCGCGCCGGGGTGGTTCGCCGGCTACGTCGAACTGCGGTACATCTCCGTCAACGTCGGCGACATCGGCACGCTCAACGAGATCCTCGCCGACGAGGAGGCCCCCATCGCCGACATCTTCCAGCGGCTCCGGGCCGTCCCGCTGTTCCGGCTCATCCTCATCGTCGCGCTGACGAACGTCGGGAGTATGCTCGCGAGCTTCGCCTTCCCCGTCGTCGCGCTCCCGTACCTCGCGACCCAGGAGCGCGACGTCGCCTGGGTCGTCTCGAAGATGATCGAGGGCGCACAGAACAGCGTCGACCTCATCTGGGGGCTGGTGGCGTGA
- a CDS encoding PadR family transcriptional regulator: MYDLTGFQRDLLYVIAGLDEPHGLAIKEELEDYYESDVNHGRLYPNLDTLVEKGLVEKGQLDRRTNVYTLTGRGRRELDARQDWESQYVSA, from the coding sequence ATGTACGACCTCACTGGGTTCCAGCGCGATCTGCTGTACGTCATCGCCGGTCTCGACGAGCCACACGGGTTGGCGATCAAGGAAGAACTCGAGGACTACTACGAGAGCGACGTCAATCACGGGCGACTCTACCCGAACCTCGACACCCTCGTCGAGAAGGGCCTCGTCGAGAAGGGACAACTCGACCGCCGGACCAACGTCTACACGCTGACCGGGCGCGGGAGGCGGGAACTCGACGCCCGGCAGGACTGGGAGTCCCAGTACGTCTCCGCCTGA
- a CDS encoding class I SAM-dependent methyltransferase produces the protein MGFHTFDVDRAAELEDPSRYEYVSVDELLALFDPGPGDVVADLGSGTGFYTDDVAEAAGRVYAVDVQAEMHDLYREKGMPDNVEPVTADVESLPIAEPLDAVVSTMTFHEFATPEAMDAVADALAPGGRVGFADWTRAGTGRDGPPLSERYAAEDAVELCAAAGIEVDRAEDRRETFVLSGRLGG, from the coding sequence ATGGGATTCCACACGTTCGACGTCGACAGGGCCGCGGAGCTCGAAGACCCGAGCCGGTACGAGTACGTCTCCGTCGACGAACTGCTGGCGTTGTTCGACCCCGGGCCCGGGGACGTCGTCGCCGACCTCGGGAGCGGGACCGGCTTCTACACCGACGACGTGGCCGAGGCCGCCGGGAGAGTGTACGCCGTCGACGTGCAGGCGGAGATGCACGACCTCTACCGCGAGAAGGGGATGCCCGACAACGTCGAACCGGTGACGGCTGACGTCGAGTCGCTGCCGATCGCGGAGCCGCTGGACGCCGTCGTCTCCACGATGACGTTCCACGAGTTCGCGACACCCGAGGCGATGGACGCCGTCGCCGACGCCCTCGCACCGGGGGGTCGCGTGGGGTTCGCCGACTGGACACGAGCGGGGACCGGCCGGGACGGACCGCCCCTCTCGGAGCGGTACGCGGCCGAGGACGCCGTCGAACTGTGTGCCGCCGCCGGCATCGAGGTCGACCGGGCCGAGGACCGCAGGGAGACGTTCGTACTCTCCGGCCGGCTCGGCGGTTAG
- a CDS encoding HEWD family protein encodes MVAIVAPTERECERCGRRDVWDESKQTWRIAVEDGEKRAGQPHCLHEWDINGSFNPLAE; translated from the coding sequence ATGGTCGCGATCGTAGCGCCGACGGAACGCGAGTGCGAACGGTGTGGCCGGCGAGACGTGTGGGACGAGAGCAAACAGACGTGGCGCATCGCCGTCGAAGACGGCGAGAAGCGGGCCGGCCAGCCACACTGCCTCCACGAGTGGGACATCAACGGCTCGTTCAATCCGCTGGCCGAGTGA
- the cutA gene encoding divalent-cation tolerance protein CutA encodes MPTAFVTVPPAEADELARTLVEERLAACVNRLDCDSVYRWDGEVHDEGEVVLLAKTTADRYSALVDRVETLHPYEVPCIERFDETDAFGPFAEWRSTVVRE; translated from the coding sequence ATGCCGACAGCCTTCGTGACGGTCCCACCGGCCGAGGCGGACGAACTCGCTCGGACGCTCGTCGAGGAGCGCTTGGCCGCCTGTGTCAACCGACTGGACTGTGACTCCGTCTACCGCTGGGACGGCGAGGTCCACGACGAGGGGGAGGTCGTCCTCCTGGCGAAGACGACGGCCGACCGGTACAGCGCCCTCGTCGACCGCGTCGAGACGCTCCACCCCTACGAGGTGCCCTGTATCGAACGGTTCGACGAGACCGACGCCTTCGGTCCGTTCGCGGAGTGGCGGTCGACGGTCGTGAGAGAGTAG